In Juglans microcarpa x Juglans regia isolate MS1-56 chromosome 8D, Jm3101_v1.0, whole genome shotgun sequence, the following are encoded in one genomic region:
- the LOC121242958 gene encoding UBP1-associated proteins 1C-like isoform X2 codes for MEFKFRAVDGRPQLYPSSSSGVGYFTEQALRDPNAIPEQMRNPSNVREAIQRELEKERIREEIIMAEIARRQMLEAEVRRELMMEREMVMRRLMAEGLSVEPRLPSLHPFEGLAFPGHGSGFDMFTMPASRETMVPDIKNSLEVNKDKLILLAKPNSNLSGAKQKAVTPPAGSSSELQPYGLKKRPKEEWSCALCKVSATNERGFNDHLQGKKHKAKETGLRAKRMGKIASSIPPPKETSKPSQLTETTVFGSLGLEARVEEESLQQNEIGAGSDHKIQMTENLKKNEQVPVLKKRIAENSKKRKGTALAEGAEKTTEYKKQKQFKFWCAMCQIGAYSQVVMEAHEKGKKHRARLQNLRKKDGVGATTIDKASSDDTQKAVDTDLVAKAAKKSNATQKTVVMTEEEIEKTTTTVDADAENSGSLSDAI; via the exons aTGGAGTTCAAGTTTCGAGCCGTTGATGGCCGACCGCAATTATatccttcctcttcttccggCGTCGGATACTTCACCGAACAAGCATTGAGAG ATCCGAATGCAATCCCGGAGCAAATGCGAAACCCGAGTAACGTTCGAGAAGCAATCCAGCGGGAGCTCGAGAAGGAGCGGATTAGAGAAGAGATAATCATGGCGGAGATCGCTCGGCGCCAGATGCTCGAAGCGGAGGTGAGGAGGGAGCTGATGATGGAGCGAGAAATGGTCATGCGGAGGCTCATGGCCGAGGGCTTGTCAGTTGAACCGAGGCTGCCATCGCTGCATCCCTTTGAGGGTTTGGCATTTCCTGGTCATGGCAGCGGATTTGATATGTTTACAATGCCAGCATCTCGGGAAACTATGGTTCCTGATATTAAGAATTCGTTGGAGGTTAACAAGGATAAGTTAATCCTACTG GCCAAGCCCAACTCAAATCTTTCTGGAGCAAAGCAGAAAGCTGTGACCCCACCAGCAGGGAGCTCTAGTGAGCTCCAACCATATGGTTTGAAGAAAAGACCCAAGGAGGAGTGGAGTTGCGCCCTCTGTAAGGTCAGTGCCACAAACGAGAGAGGTTTCAACGATCACCTTCAAGGAAAGAAGCACAAGGCCAAAGAAACAGGGCTTAGAGCTAAGAGAATGGGCAAGATTGCTAGCTCAATACCACCGCCAAAGGAAACTTCAAAGCCTTCTCAGCTTACGGAGACCACAGTTTTTGGAAGCTTGGGACTGGAAGCAAGAGTAGAAGAGGAGTCACTTCAACAGAATGAAATTGGGGCTGGTTCAGACCATAAAATCCAGATGAcagaaaatttgaagaaaaatgagcAGGTTCCAGTGCTGAAAAAACGAATTGCAGAAAATTCTAAGAAGAGAAAGGGCACTGCACTAGCGGAGGGAGCTGAGAAAACAACAGAATATAAGAAGCAGAAGCAATTCAAGTTTTGGTGTGCAATGTGTCAAATTGGTGCCTACTCTCAAGTGGTGATGGAGGCTCACGAAAAGGGAAAAAAGCACAGGGCTCGGCTTCAGAATCTTCGTAAAAAAGATGGAGTTGGTGCAACCACAATCGACAAGGCATCATCTGATGATACTCAGAAGGCAGTAGATACAGATCTGGTGGCCAAAGCAGCAAAGAAGTCAAATGCTACTCAAAAGACAGTTGTAATGACCGAAGAAGAAATTGAGAAGACCACAACAACTGTTGATGCAGATGCAGAAAACTCAGGTTCTCTCTCCGATGCAATTTAA
- the LOC121243572 gene encoding UPF0057 membrane protein At4g30660-like, giving the protein MPSRCEIFCEILIAILLPPLGVCFRHGCCSVEFCICLLLTILGYIPGIIYALYAIVFVDRDQYFDEYRRPLYAPA; this is encoded by the exons ATGCCGAGTCGCTGTGAGATCTTCTGCGAGATACTCATCGCAATCTTGCTCCCTCCTTTGGGCGTTTGTTTTCGCCACGGTTGTTGCAGC GTTGAGTTCTGCATTTGTTTGCTCCTGACTATTCTAGGTTACATTCCCGGAATCATCTATGCTCTCTATGCCATCGTGTTTGTGGATCGCGATCAGTACTTCGACGAGTACAGGCGTCCCCTCTACGCCCCCGCCTAG
- the LOC121243038 gene encoding uncharacterized protein LOC121243038 — translation MKIAVLVWLFFIVSLKLLTYSACQSTFTPKAEDKPHLNPRKQLNYMNDRNREAGDQRRNEVVQAARPLRVSQKAKAIYGGANDLKHHRNSHSGTNSILVRPCLGFSVLLRHVVLGLLLVFFF, via the exons ATGAAGATAGCAGTACTTGTATGGCTTTTCTTCATTGTATCCCTCAAACTTCTTACTTATTCAGCATGCCAAAGCACTTTCACCCCAAAAGCAGAAGATAAGCCGCATTTGAatcccagaaaacagctcaaCT ACATGAATGACAGGAACAGAGAAGCAGGTGatcaaagaagaaatgaagtaGTTCAAGCAGCACGTCCTCTAAGGGTTTCCCAGAAGGCAAAAGCAATTTATGGTGGTGCCAATGACCTTAAGCACCATCGTAATTCCCATAGTGGAACAAACTCCATTTTAGTTCGACCCTGTTTGGGGTTTTCGGTGTTGCTTAGGCATGTTGTACTTGGATTGctccttgttttcttcttttga
- the LOC121243036 gene encoding F-box protein SKIP1-like, whose translation MDTEDVGAETDSGTRPGPDWAELTHECLANILSRLTLEHRWRGTMLVCKSWFQAFKDPCLHSSFDLEPHFDSAADSARWWAPDFERKMDSMLQSIVVWSDGSLSEIRTRHCSDPSLLFVAERCPNLEVLSIKSCPNVTDRSMANIAFHCTKLRELDISYCYEISHASLVRIGSNCPNLKVLKRNLMNWLDPSQHVGVVPDEYLNACPQDGDSEAAAIGKSLPYLEHLEIQFSKLSGRGLAWICEGCPNLKYLDLSGCMNLTGRDIASASLGLKDVEIKKPNFYIPRSVFHTERYDHWRLYDERFQTDVFQI comes from the exons ATGGACACCGAGGACGTAGGAGCAGAGACCGATTCAGGAACCAGACCCGGGCCCGACTGGGCGGAATTGACCCATGAGTGTCTCGCCAACATCCTCTCCCGGCTCACCCTGGAGCACCGATGGCGCGGAACCATGCTCGTCTGCAAGTCCTGGTTCCAAGCCTTCAAAGACCCTTGTCTCCACTCGTCTTTCGACCTTGAGCCCCACTTCGACTCGGCCGCCGATTCGGCTCGCTGGTGGGCCCCCGATTTCGAGAGGAAGATGGATTCCATGCTCCAATCCATCGTCGTTTGGAGCGACGGATCCCTCTCTGAGATCCGCACCCGTCACTGCTCTGATCCCTCTCTCTTATTCGTCGCTGAAAG GTGCCCAAACCTTGAGGTTCTTTCAATCAAGAGCTGTCCGAACGTTACTGATAGATCAATGGCTAATATTGCTTTCCATTGCACCAAGCTTAGGGAACTGGATATCAGCTACTGCTACGAGATTTCTCATGCATCGTTGGTACGGATTGGAAGCAATTGCCCAAACCTTAAAGTTCTGAAGAGAAACCTTATGAATTGGTTGGATCCTTCCCAACATGTGGGAGTTGTCCCTGACGAGTATCTAAATGCATGTCCACAAGATGGGGACTCGGAAGCTGCCGCCATTGGAAAATCTTTGCCTTATTTGGAGCATCTTGAAATTCAGTTCTCCAAGTTGTCTGGTAGGGGCCTTGCTTGGATCTGTGAAGGGTGTCCAAACCTCAAGTACTTGGATTTGTCTGGTTGTATGAACTTGACTGGTCGGGATATCGCCAGTGCATCATTGGGTCTGAAGGATGTGGAGATTAAAAAGCCAAATTTCTATATTCCAAGGTCAGTCTTTCACACAGAGAGGTATGATCATTGGAGATTGTATGATGAGAGGTTTCAAACAGATGTTTTCCAAATTTGA
- the LOC121242958 gene encoding UBP1-associated proteins 1C-like isoform X1 — protein MEFKFRAVDGRPQLYPSSSSGVGYFTEQALRAGISTADPNAIPEQMRNPSNVREAIQRELEKERIREEIIMAEIARRQMLEAEVRRELMMEREMVMRRLMAEGLSVEPRLPSLHPFEGLAFPGHGSGFDMFTMPASRETMVPDIKNSLEVNKDKLILLAKPNSNLSGAKQKAVTPPAGSSSELQPYGLKKRPKEEWSCALCKVSATNERGFNDHLQGKKHKAKETGLRAKRMGKIASSIPPPKETSKPSQLTETTVFGSLGLEARVEEESLQQNEIGAGSDHKIQMTENLKKNEQVPVLKKRIAENSKKRKGTALAEGAEKTTEYKKQKQFKFWCAMCQIGAYSQVVMEAHEKGKKHRARLQNLRKKDGVGATTIDKASSDDTQKAVDTDLVAKAAKKSNATQKTVVMTEEEIEKTTTTVDADAENSGSLSDAI, from the exons aTGGAGTTCAAGTTTCGAGCCGTTGATGGCCGACCGCAATTATatccttcctcttcttccggCGTCGGATACTTCACCGAACAAGCATTGAGAG CTGGTATTTCAACCGCAGATCCGAATGCAATCCCGGAGCAAATGCGAAACCCGAGTAACGTTCGAGAAGCAATCCAGCGGGAGCTCGAGAAGGAGCGGATTAGAGAAGAGATAATCATGGCGGAGATCGCTCGGCGCCAGATGCTCGAAGCGGAGGTGAGGAGGGAGCTGATGATGGAGCGAGAAATGGTCATGCGGAGGCTCATGGCCGAGGGCTTGTCAGTTGAACCGAGGCTGCCATCGCTGCATCCCTTTGAGGGTTTGGCATTTCCTGGTCATGGCAGCGGATTTGATATGTTTACAATGCCAGCATCTCGGGAAACTATGGTTCCTGATATTAAGAATTCGTTGGAGGTTAACAAGGATAAGTTAATCCTACTG GCCAAGCCCAACTCAAATCTTTCTGGAGCAAAGCAGAAAGCTGTGACCCCACCAGCAGGGAGCTCTAGTGAGCTCCAACCATATGGTTTGAAGAAAAGACCCAAGGAGGAGTGGAGTTGCGCCCTCTGTAAGGTCAGTGCCACAAACGAGAGAGGTTTCAACGATCACCTTCAAGGAAAGAAGCACAAGGCCAAAGAAACAGGGCTTAGAGCTAAGAGAATGGGCAAGATTGCTAGCTCAATACCACCGCCAAAGGAAACTTCAAAGCCTTCTCAGCTTACGGAGACCACAGTTTTTGGAAGCTTGGGACTGGAAGCAAGAGTAGAAGAGGAGTCACTTCAACAGAATGAAATTGGGGCTGGTTCAGACCATAAAATCCAGATGAcagaaaatttgaagaaaaatgagcAGGTTCCAGTGCTGAAAAAACGAATTGCAGAAAATTCTAAGAAGAGAAAGGGCACTGCACTAGCGGAGGGAGCTGAGAAAACAACAGAATATAAGAAGCAGAAGCAATTCAAGTTTTGGTGTGCAATGTGTCAAATTGGTGCCTACTCTCAAGTGGTGATGGAGGCTCACGAAAAGGGAAAAAAGCACAGGGCTCGGCTTCAGAATCTTCGTAAAAAAGATGGAGTTGGTGCAACCACAATCGACAAGGCATCATCTGATGATACTCAGAAGGCAGTAGATACAGATCTGGTGGCCAAAGCAGCAAAGAAGTCAAATGCTACTCAAAAGACAGTTGTAATGACCGAAGAAGAAATTGAGAAGACCACAACAACTGTTGATGCAGATGCAGAAAACTCAGGTTCTCTCTCCGATGCAATTTAA